Proteins encoded together in one Panthera tigris isolate Pti1 chromosome A3 unlocalized genomic scaffold, P.tigris_Pti1_mat1.1 chrA3_random_Un_scaffold_65, whole genome shotgun sequence window:
- the LOC122236192 gene encoding ral guanine nucleotide dissociation stimulator-like isoform X1, producing MACFPAHLPRVTLENKMFCCCIPIFRICGLKKAQSEKPLCHCRHQLSPHLRSCWSFGRRRSQSFTQDIFEELVHGFNYGSALDKCQVQKDTKNQRCSEESTLSLDEACTMLKLKEGTMENFLQSLLQSPFQDRNISNITTIFCIYQVFPMAQLVLGQQFKSTLSPILSTWPDQKFQDTWQSLNFTSFKVKTAYVDMKLHDWNLKNHTALILVHQETLEPTEAESDVPAPGLLPVAEPEKGSTMELETAPVMFQPSPQASEPASPPSAVPELEQVLTSSSAYVPGPQLQSAQSSALLRILTPALKIETEPTPAPEPSCHGHVTPKNQLNEEKPSLMDFPPKLVAEQLTYIDAELFKKVLPHQCLGSIWSKRNKPGNEHLAPTVCATVTQFNSVVNCVITTCLGNPRMIAQDRAMVVEHWIKVAKACQIMRNYSSLHAILSALQSASIYSLKKTWEKVSRKSFQKFKKLCTEDNPQRRELFLKERPSKWATLMMSRQRAQKRLQKKGVVPFLGTFLTDMVMLDTAMEDYLKGDEINHKKKTKEYEVMKEIMLLQVAADNYTLEPKEQFRAWFQAVERLSEDESYILSCQLEPQS from the exons ATGGCCTGCTTTCCAGctcacttgcccagagtcactcTAGAGAACAAAATGTTCTGTTGCTGTATCCCCATTTTCAGGATATGTGGGCTTAAGAAAGCCCAGAGTGAGAAACCTTTATGTCACTGTAGACATCAGCTCAGCCCTCATCTCCGAAGCTGTTGGTCATTTGGCAGGAGGCGCTCACAG AGCTTCACCCAAGATATCTTTGAGGAGCTGGTCCATGGCTTCAACTACGGCAGCGCCCTAGATAAGTGTCAGGTGCAGAAGGATACCAAGAATCAGCGCTGCTCTGAG GAATCAACCCTGTCCCTGGATGAGGCCTGTACAATGCTGAAGCTCAAGGAAGGcacaatggaaaattttttaCAGTCCCTGCTACAATCACCTTTCCAGGATAGAAACATCTCAAACATCACAACCATTTTCTGCATATACCAGGTGTTCCCCATGGCCCAATTAGTCCTGGGACAGCAGTTCAAAAG CACCCTCTCTCCCATCTTGAGTACATGGCCTGACCAGAAATTTCAGGATACCTGGCAGTCTCTGAATTTTACCAGTTTCAAAGTAAAGACAGCCTATGTGGATATGAAGCTGCATGACTGGAACCTGAAGAACCACACCGCCCTTATCCTGGTGCATCAGGAAACTCTGGAGCCCACTGAGGCAGAGTCAGatg TGCCAGCCCCAGGGCTCCTTCCAGTTGCAGAGCCAGAAAAGGGGTCTACTATGGAACTAGAGACAGCGCCAGTTATGTTTCAACCATCACCTCAAGCGTCAGAGCCAGCATCACCTCCATCAGCTGTTCCAGAACTGGAACAAGTGCTAACATCTTCTTCAGCATATGTGCCAGGTCCACAGCTACAATCAGCTCAATCATCAGCTTTACTTAGAATTTTAACTCCAGCTctaaaaatagagacagagccaACTCCAGCGCCAGAGCCTTCCTGCCACGGGCATGTGACCCCAAAGAACCAGCTGAATGAGGAGAAGCCCAGCCTCATGGACTTCCCTCCCAAGCTGGTGGCAGAGCAGCTAACGTACATAGATGCG GAGCTGTTCAAGAAGGTGCTGCCTCATCAGTGCCTGGGCTCCATCTGGTCCAAGCGGAATAAGCCTGGTAATGAGCACCTGGCACCCACAGTCTGTGCTACCGTCACCCAATTTAACAGTGTGGTCAACTGTGTCATCACCACCTGCCTTGGAAACCCAAGAATGATAGCCCAGGACAGGGCCATGGTGGTGGAGCACTGGATAAAGGTGGCCAAG gcctgTCAAATCATGCGGAACTACTCTTCACTGCATGCCATCCTCTCTGCTCTGCAGAGTGCCTCAATTTACTCTCTGAAGAAGACATGGGAGAAAGTTTCCAG gaagagctttcaaaaatttaaaaagctgtgcaCTGAAGATAACCCACAGAGAAGGGAACTGTTCCTGAAG GAGCGGCCATCTAAATGGGCCACCCTGATGATGAGCCgccagagagcccagaaaaggcTGCAGAAGAAG GGTGTTGTCCCCTTCCTTGGCACTTTCCTCACTGACATGGTGATGCTGGACACTGCAATGGAGGACTATCTGAAG GGCGATGagatcaaccataagaaaaaaactaag GAATACGAAGTAATGAAAGAGATCATGCTCCTCCAGGTGGCTGCAGATAACTACACTCTAGAACCGAAGGAGCAGTTTAGAGCCTGGTTCCAGGCTGTGGAGCGACTCAGTGAGGATGAGAG CTACATCCTGTCCTGCCAGCTGGAGCCCCAATCCTAA
- the LOC122236192 gene encoding ral guanine nucleotide dissociation stimulator-like isoform X2, with product MLKLKEGTMENFLQSLLQSPFQDRNISNITTIFCIYQVFPMAQLVLGQQFKSTLSPILSTWPDQKFQDTWQSLNFTSFKVKTAYVDMKLHDWNLKNHTALILVHQETLEPTEAESDVPAPGLLPVAEPEKGSTMELETAPVMFQPSPQASEPASPPSAVPELEQVLTSSSAYVPGPQLQSAQSSALLRILTPALKIETEPTPAPEPSCHGHVTPKNQLNEEKPSLMDFPPKLVAEQLTYIDAELFKKVLPHQCLGSIWSKRNKPGNEHLAPTVCATVTQFNSVVNCVITTCLGNPRMIAQDRAMVVEHWIKVAKACQIMRNYSSLHAILSALQSASIYSLKKTWEKVSRKSFQKFKKLCTEDNPQRRELFLKERPSKWATLMMSRQRAQKRLQKKGVVPFLGTFLTDMVMLDTAMEDYLKGDEINHKKKTKEYEVMKEIMLLQVAADNYTLEPKEQFRAWFQAVERLSEDESYILSCQLEPQS from the exons ATGCTGAAGCTCAAGGAAGGcacaatggaaaattttttaCAGTCCCTGCTACAATCACCTTTCCAGGATAGAAACATCTCAAACATCACAACCATTTTCTGCATATACCAGGTGTTCCCCATGGCCCAATTAGTCCTGGGACAGCAGTTCAAAAG CACCCTCTCTCCCATCTTGAGTACATGGCCTGACCAGAAATTTCAGGATACCTGGCAGTCTCTGAATTTTACCAGTTTCAAAGTAAAGACAGCCTATGTGGATATGAAGCTGCATGACTGGAACCTGAAGAACCACACCGCCCTTATCCTGGTGCATCAGGAAACTCTGGAGCCCACTGAGGCAGAGTCAGatg TGCCAGCCCCAGGGCTCCTTCCAGTTGCAGAGCCAGAAAAGGGGTCTACTATGGAACTAGAGACAGCGCCAGTTATGTTTCAACCATCACCTCAAGCGTCAGAGCCAGCATCACCTCCATCAGCTGTTCCAGAACTGGAACAAGTGCTAACATCTTCTTCAGCATATGTGCCAGGTCCACAGCTACAATCAGCTCAATCATCAGCTTTACTTAGAATTTTAACTCCAGCTctaaaaatagagacagagccaACTCCAGCGCCAGAGCCTTCCTGCCACGGGCATGTGACCCCAAAGAACCAGCTGAATGAGGAGAAGCCCAGCCTCATGGACTTCCCTCCCAAGCTGGTGGCAGAGCAGCTAACGTACATAGATGCG GAGCTGTTCAAGAAGGTGCTGCCTCATCAGTGCCTGGGCTCCATCTGGTCCAAGCGGAATAAGCCTGGTAATGAGCACCTGGCACCCACAGTCTGTGCTACCGTCACCCAATTTAACAGTGTGGTCAACTGTGTCATCACCACCTGCCTTGGAAACCCAAGAATGATAGCCCAGGACAGGGCCATGGTGGTGGAGCACTGGATAAAGGTGGCCAAG gcctgTCAAATCATGCGGAACTACTCTTCACTGCATGCCATCCTCTCTGCTCTGCAGAGTGCCTCAATTTACTCTCTGAAGAAGACATGGGAGAAAGTTTCCAG gaagagctttcaaaaatttaaaaagctgtgcaCTGAAGATAACCCACAGAGAAGGGAACTGTTCCTGAAG GAGCGGCCATCTAAATGGGCCACCCTGATGATGAGCCgccagagagcccagaaaaggcTGCAGAAGAAG GGTGTTGTCCCCTTCCTTGGCACTTTCCTCACTGACATGGTGATGCTGGACACTGCAATGGAGGACTATCTGAAG GGCGATGagatcaaccataagaaaaaaactaag GAATACGAAGTAATGAAAGAGATCATGCTCCTCCAGGTGGCTGCAGATAACTACACTCTAGAACCGAAGGAGCAGTTTAGAGCCTGGTTCCAGGCTGTGGAGCGACTCAGTGAGGATGAGAG CTACATCCTGTCCTGCCAGCTGGAGCCCCAATCCTAA